A window of Methanobrevibacter sp. genomic DNA:
TTTGAAGTATATAGAAGAGGGAAATTTGAAAGATAATACTAAGTGTTTTTATAGTTATAAGTTTACTTCAAACTTTAAATAATAATTAGTTTTTTTAGTATAAATACTTTTTTATTAAAAAGTATTACACTATATAATAAAAAAAGCATAATTAGTAATACACCAAAAATAAAAAAAAATAATTAAACCCTGTAATTCTCATCAATGTAAGAATCAAACCTTAAATAAGCTTCATCAATAGCCTGCATTATTTGATCTTGAGTAATTTCAGAAAGCTCATCAAATAAAACTCCAACATCAACATCAACATCTAACTGTTCATTTTCATAGTTAAGAACAATGTCCAATTCTAAATCTTCCAATTCCTTCATTGAAATTGATTTGGAAACTTCACTTTCAAGAATCTCACCAAAATCATCTGAAATTGTGGCTAAATCTTCTTCGGATAA
This region includes:
- a CDS encoding DUF3194 domain-containing protein, coding for MSKLKILSEEDLATISDDFGEILESEVSKSISMKELEDLELDIVLNYENEQLDVDVDVGVLFDELSEITQDQIMQAIDEAYLRFDSYIDENYRV